A stretch of Ligilactobacillus faecis DNA encodes these proteins:
- a CDS encoding IS1182 family transposase translates to MYKNYNTSELELDITYSMKLPADHIAVLISHFVDSIPQDILLEDTSHTGRPAFHPAMLLKMTLFAYHESVFSGRKIAKLNQYYLPMMWLSGNTSVSYKTINNFRSSDHAKEIIEKAFVLFTLLLSKNGMLDADEALFIDGTKLEADANRYSFTWKNASDKFEKSLDERVAKTYDELIQHQVDIAISKDMLGSSDAIKELIKGTDLKLDAIEEDIATEPKVIKGGSKNKRARRRLKSIKRKLQTDLLPRKERYERNRKIFQGRNSFSKTDNDATFMRLKEDHMKNGQLKPAYNLQIATSGRFVLHYDIFPNPTDTRTLVPFLKSFTNLELFKYIVADAGYGNEANYQAVTDMFEKIPLMPYPMYQKEQSRKYKKDPRNIKNWTYHAEDDYYTDPDGVVFKFQRYSSSVDKYGFKRNFKVYVADVFQATKELENLAKTPKGYQRTKAINYNWEFFKNSAAEDLSSEKGSKIYARRRTDVETIFGDMKGNFGVRRVHVRGEKAVRNEIGLILLTINISKLWHLFKEIGGGFLKKRSENKHKRKIPDQISQKRDLIRYF, encoded by the coding sequence ATGTATAAAAATTATAACACATCTGAATTAGAATTGGATATCACTTATTCAATGAAATTACCTGCTGATCATATTGCTGTTTTGATCAGTCATTTTGTTGATTCGATCCCCCAAGATATTCTTTTAGAGGACACTTCACATACCGGTCGTCCAGCTTTTCATCCAGCTATGCTTTTAAAAATGACTTTATTTGCTTACCATGAATCCGTCTTTTCTGGTAGAAAGATCGCTAAATTGAATCAATACTATCTTCCAATGATGTGGTTAAGCGGAAATACTTCTGTTAGTTATAAGACTATCAATAACTTCCGGTCAAGTGATCATGCTAAAGAAATCATCGAAAAAGCCTTTGTGCTGTTTACCTTGCTTCTATCTAAAAATGGTATGTTAGATGCCGATGAAGCTTTATTTATTGATGGTACTAAATTAGAAGCTGATGCTAATCGCTATAGTTTTACCTGGAAAAATGCTTCTGATAAGTTTGAAAAGTCGCTTGATGAAAGAGTAGCTAAGACCTATGACGAGCTGATCCAACACCAAGTTGATATCGCTATTTCAAAAGATATGCTGGGGTCCAGTGATGCGATAAAGGAGCTTATTAAGGGGACCGATCTTAAATTAGATGCGATTGAAGAAGATATCGCTACTGAACCTAAAGTCATAAAAGGTGGTTCAAAAAATAAGCGAGCTCGTCGAAGACTAAAAAGCATCAAACGCAAACTCCAAACTGATCTTCTGCCAAGAAAAGAAAGATACGAACGTAATAGGAAGATCTTTCAGGGACGAAATAGCTTCTCAAAAACAGATAATGACGCTACTTTTATGCGTTTAAAGGAAGATCATATGAAAAATGGGCAACTAAAGCCTGCTTACAATTTACAGATCGCGACTAGCGGTCGCTTTGTCCTACATTATGATATATTTCCTAACCCAACGGACACACGGACATTAGTGCCATTTTTAAAATCTTTTACTAACTTAGAACTATTCAAATATATAGTGGCGGACGCTGGATATGGGAATGAAGCTAACTATCAGGCTGTTACTGATATGTTTGAAAAAATTCCCTTGATGCCCTATCCAATGTATCAAAAAGAACAGAGTCGCAAATACAAAAAAGATCCACGCAATATCAAAAATTGGACATATCATGCAGAAGATGATTATTATACAGATCCTGACGGTGTAGTATTTAAGTTTCAAAGATACAGTTCAAGTGTGGACAAATATGGATTCAAAAGAAACTTTAAAGTTTACGTAGCTGATGTTTTCCAGGCCACTAAAGAACTTGAAAACTTAGCTAAGACACCTAAGGGCTATCAGCGAACTAAAGCCATAAATTATAACTGGGAATTTTTTAAAAATAGTGCCGCAGAAGACCTTTCAAGTGAAAAGGGTTCAAAGATCTACGCGAGAAGACGTACAGATGTTGAAACCATTTTCGGAGATATGAAGGGTAATTTTGGCGTACGCCGAGTACATGTTAGAGGAGAGAAAGCAGTTCGAAATGAGATCGGACTGATACTTTTGACGATCAATATATCAAAATTATGGCACCTATTCAAAGAAATAGGGGGAGGATTTTTGAAAAAACGATCCGAAAACAAGCATAAAAGAAAAATACCTGATCAAATTTCTCAAAAACGAGATTTGATCAGGTATTTTTAG